A single region of the Halobacterium wangiae genome encodes:
- a CDS encoding CGCGG family putative rSAM-modified RiPP protein gives MTSVSHDDVESVTDGVHENSWSANLEKPRHAEDPALVVEEAVDAVEHTAPGYHVNLVTHGDHGHPETYLFGALADALDDGVDWEYVEQCGCGGHVTRVHVE, from the coding sequence ATGACATCAGTATCCCACGACGACGTCGAGAGCGTGACCGACGGCGTCCACGAGAACTCCTGGTCCGCGAACCTCGAGAAGCCCCGCCACGCCGAGGACCCGGCCCTCGTCGTCGAGGAGGCCGTCGACGCGGTCGAACACACCGCCCCGGGCTACCACGTCAACCTCGTCACCCACGGCGACCACGGCCACCCGGAGACGTACCTCTTCGGCGCGCTCGCGGACGCCCTCGACGACGGCGTCGACTGGGAGTACGTCGAGCAGTGTGGCTGTGGCGGTCACGTCACGCGAGTCCACGTCGAGTAG